A DNA window from Aestuariispira ectoiniformans contains the following coding sequences:
- a CDS encoding PAAR domain-containing protein, translated as MSQKPIARLNDQHSCPVKGHGTTPIVQVAGRSTCDGRPVATIGDKTGCGATIIQGSSVAKVDGRPVAYLGCSTDHGGRIISASATQKVEP; from the coding sequence ATGTCTCAAAAGCCCATTGCCCGCCTGAACGACCAGCATAGCTGCCCTGTCAAAGGACATGGAACGACACCAATCGTTCAGGTTGCCGGCAGATCGACATGTGACGGTCGTCCGGTTGCCACAATCGGCGACAAAACAGGATGTGGGGCGACGATTATACAAGGGTCGTCAGTTGCGAAAGTGGACGGCAGGCCGGTGGCTTATCTTGGCTGTTCCACCGATCACGGTGGGCGGATCATCAGTGCTTCGGCAACGCAGAAGGTGGAGCCTTAG